Below is a window of Rhizobium jaguaris DNA.
GTACCTGTACGAAGACGGCGAAGGCTTCCACTTCATGAACCCGGCCACCTACGATCAGGTCGTCGTCGACGTCGAAACCATGGGTGACCAGAAGGCCTATCTCCAGGAAGGCATGACCTGCGTCCTGTCGATCCACGAAGGCGTTCCGCTGGCCATCGAACTGCCGCGCCACGTCACGCTGGAAATCACCGAAACGGAACCGGTCGTGAAGGGCCAGACGGCTTCGTCCTCCTACAAGCCCGCCATGCTGGCGAACGGCGTGCGCACCATGGTTCCGCCGCACATCAATGCCGGCACCCGCGTCGTCATCGCCACGGAAGACAATTCCTATGTCGAACGCGCCAAAGACTGAGTGATCGGCCTATCGTTTTGCGGGAAACGCCCTGTCCTTGCGGATGGGGCGTTTTTTGTTTGGGTAACGATCGGGTAAGCGTTTCGGCACTACGACGACGTGCCTGACATCGCCGCAAACTACCGCGATGGTGCATTCGCCTTCTTGGGGGTCGCGTCCGGTACCGCTGCCGCCGGCGGCACAGCTGCAGCGACGACCTCTTCGTGCTCTTCGGACGACACCAACGCCTGAAGATGCAGGACGCGCGGCGACATCGCCTGGATATAGGCTTCCGAACGGCCGATATAGACCACGGTGGCGTCGGTGAATTCCGTCAGCAGCGCCGAGAACTTGGTCTGCATATCCGGCTCCAGCCCCTCCATGACTTCGTCGAGGATGATCCATTTCGGCTTCGACAGCAGCAGATGCGCGAAGGCGACGGCCCTTTGCTCGTCATTGTCTAAAAGCCGATCCCAGCGGGCCTGCGTATCGAGCCGGCTCTTCAATCGGCCGAGGCCGACCTTGTCCATCGCGGCTTCCACTGCGGCATCGTCATAGGCATCCCGATCCTCGGGAAAGCAGATCGCTTCGCGCAGCGTGCCGCCCGGCACATAGGGCGTATGCGGCATGAACAACATGTCTTCCATCGGCGGCAGGCTGATCTTGCCGGAGCCGCAATTCCATTGATGCGCCAGCGACTGGAACAGCAATCTGCGGTTCACGCCATGATCGCCGTTGACCATGATGTGTTCGCCGGCGGTGATCGTCACCGTGCCCTCGCGGATACGGAAGCCGTTCTCGATGGCATCCTCGCTGGTCTTGGTGGAAATCTCCATGTCGGTCCAGGCCATCGTGCCCGGCGCAGCCTGATCGAAAGCGATAGTGTGCGGCATGACCGTGCCGTCATCCATCTCCGTCAGCGCCTGACGGAAATCGGTGACGCGCATCAGCGTGGCGCGCCATTCGGCGATCGGGCCGAAATTGGCGACATACCAGCGCAAAGCGGAATTGACCTGATTGAAGGCACCGACCGCCACCATCAACTGGCCGAAGGTCAATCCACCGGAGAAATAGGCAGGCGCGGCCACCAGGATCGGAATGATCAGCACCAGCCAGCCATAACCGGCCGAGACCCAGGTCAGATTGGTATTGGCAATGGCAAGCTGGCGGATAACGGCGAGCACGGCTGAGATGTCGACATTGATCCGCCGGCGCTCGTTCTCCTCGCCGCCAGCAATGGTGATCGCCGGCATATGTTCGTTGGCATGCATCAGCGCAAAGCGCAGCTCGGCTTCCTTGGAATAACGGTCGGCATTCAGCCGCACCAGCCGGCGGCCGACGAATTGGCTCAGGAACGAGGCCGAACCGGCATAGAGGATCGCCGCCCAGACCATATATCCGGGGATGGAAAAGCTCATGCCTTTGAAATTGAAGACCATGCCGCTGGACAGTTCCCACAGCACGCCGATGAAGCTGAGCAGCAGGATCGTTGCCTGCACCAAGCCGATCGCCAGTCCTGTCGTGCTTTCGGCGAGATTGCGTGCATCCTCGTGCAGACGCTGGTCCGGGTTGACGCCGATCAGGCCGGAGGAAGCAAGACGGAGAGCACGCTTGGCCTGCAGCCATTGGTCGACCAGATCACGCGCCAGGCCCTCGCGCATGTAGAGCGCGGCCATCTGGTTAAGCCAGGCCTGCACGACGTTGAGGACCAAAAGCAGGCCGGCAATGATGCCGAAGACGCCGAGCTGATGGAAGAACGCGCCGGTATCGCGCCGCGCCAGCGAATCATAAAAGGCGCATTCCAGTTGTTGAGCAGGACCTGGACATAGGCCGTGACCAAGATAATCGCGAACAACGCAATCGTAAGAGAAATAATCTTGACGCGAACGGCGGAATTCCAAAAGGCGGAAACCATCATCCGCAGCCGATAGAGAACACTCAAATCGTAACCGACCTGATCAGCTCCCCGGATATTCGGCTTGGCTTGCGTTTCAACTGCCATCAACACTTCCCTGCAACGCACTTAATCCTCAGTTAATCATGACCCGCTCACATGTCCATCCATGCGATACATCAGCGTGATCACGTTCGGTATATACACCGTTTCACGCCTTGAACCGAGTAAGGCCAAGGACTAGCTTGCGCCCCAAAGATTGATGAAAGCCTTCCAATGCAATTTCAGGGAACCGCAGACTATATCGCCGACAAGGATTTGATGGTCGCTGTCAACGCCGCCATTCGGCTGGAACGGCCACTTTTGGTGAAGGGCGAACCTGGTACCGGCAAGACGGAACTGGCCCGTCAGGTCGCCTCAGCCCTCGGTCTCGACCTCATCGAATGGAATATCAAATCGACCACCAAGGCGCAGCAGGGCTTGTACGAATATGACGCAGTCTCGCGCCTGCGCGACAGCCAGCTGGGTGATGCACGCGTCAACGACGTCAGGAACTACATCCGGCAAGGCAAGCTCTGGCAGGCCTTTACGGCAGCGGAGAAATGCGTGCTGCTGATCGACGAGATCGACAAGGCGGACATCGAATTCCCGAATGATCTTCTGCAGGAACTCGACCGCATGGAGTTCCACGTCTACGAAACCGGCGAAACGATCCACGCCGCCGTCAGGCCGATCGTCATCATTACCTCCAACAATGAAAAGGAACTGCCGGACGCCTTTCTGCGCCGCTGCTTCTTCCACTATATCCGCTTCCCCGATGTTGAAACGCTGACGCGCATTGTCGAGGTGCACTATCCCGGCATCAAGCAGACGCTGGTGCGGGCCGCACTCACTCAGTTCTTCGAAATCCGCGATGTACCTGGGCTCAAGAAGAAACCCTCGACTTCCGAAGCGCTCGACTGGATTCGCCTCCTTGTTGCCGACGACGTCGATCCGGCCACCTTGCGCGGGGACGCAAAGAGCGCCCTGCCGAAGCTGCATGGGGCCTTGCTGAAGAATGAGCAGGACGTCCATCTTTTCGAACGCCTAGCCTTTATGGCGCGCGGGCAAGGGAAATGATGCAGCCGGATGCCGTGAAGGTCTTGATCTACGCGCTGAGCGGCCGGTGCTTGCTGGTATTCGATGAACCCGATTTTCCTCCGTCGAACTGCAGATTCCCGGCGGCACCGTAGAACCCGGTGAGGATGTTGCGATCGCGGCAGCGCGCGAATTCGAGGAAGAGACCGGTTTTGCGCCGGATGAACTGCATCCACTCGGCGTTCACGAGTATCGGTTCGAAAAGGACGGGCGCGAACACCATCACCAACGACACTATTTCCGCTGCCGCATCTCCGCGATGGCGCCCGCCACGTGGCTCCATTACGAAATGACGCCGTTCGGCGGCGGCGATCCGATTGGCTTCCGCTTCTTCTGGCTGCCGATCGAGGACGCCAAGCAGCGCCTGGGCTATGGTATGCAGGCGCTTCTTGAATATCTGTAAGTAACAACCGACATCAGGGCGCGGCCGCCAGCCTTCCTTCAACGCTTGCCCCATTGACCCGCCGGGGTAGCAGGTCTATTGAAATCCTCCCGTGGTGATTTGGCCGGCCGGCTTGCAGCCACGTTAAAAAAGTCGCTAAAGGGCCGCGTGCGGACCGGTAGCGATTCTTATCGCGGCCGGTTTTTTGTTTTTAGTGGTGTAAAAAGATGCCCATCAAGATTCCCGATACGCTGCCCGCGTTCGAAGCCCTCCAGAGCGAAGGCGTGCGGGTGATGACCGAAACGGTGGCGATCCGTCAGGATATCCGCCCCCTTCAGATCGGGCTTCTCAATCTCATGCCGAACAAGATCAAGACTGAGGTGCAGATGGCGCGCCTTGTCGGCGCTTCGCCGCTGCAGGTGGAATTCTCGCTGATCCGCGTCGGCGGCCACAGGGCCAAGAACACGTCGGAAGAGCATCTGCTCGCCTTCTACCAGACCTGGGAGGAGGTGAAGCACCGCAAGTACGACGGCTTCATCATCACCGGCGCACCGATCGAGCTGCTGGATTATGAGGAGGTTACCTACTGGGACGAGATGCAGCAAATCTTCGACTGGACGGCGACCAATGTCCACTCGACGATGAACGTCTGTTGGGGCGCGATGGCGGCAGCCTACCATTTTCATAGTGTGCCGAAATATACGCTGAAGGAGAAAGCCTTCGGCGTCTATCGCCACCAGAACCTGAAGCCGTCCTCGGTCTATCTCAACGGTTTCTCCGATGATTTCGCCATTCCGGTCTCGCGCTGGACGGAAGTGCGCCGCGCCGACATCGAAAAGGTGCCGGGACTGCAGATCCTGATGGAATCCAGCGAGATGGGCGTCTGTCTGGTCCACGAGCAGGCCTGCAACCGTCTCTACATGTTCAATCACGTGGAGTATGATTCGACCTCGCTGGCGGACGAATATTTTCGGGACGTGAATGCGGGCGTGCCGATCAAGATGCCGCACAATTATTTCCCGCATAACGACCCGGAAATCC
It encodes the following:
- the metA gene encoding homoserine O-acetyltransferase MetA, translated to MPIKIPDTLPAFEALQSEGVRVMTETVAIRQDIRPLQIGLLNLMPNKIKTEVQMARLVGASPLQVEFSLIRVGGHRAKNTSEEHLLAFYQTWEEVKHRKYDGFIITGAPIELLDYEEVTYWDEMQQIFDWTATNVHSTMNVCWGAMAAAYHFHSVPKYTLKEKAFGVYRHQNLKPSSVYLNGFSDDFAIPVSRWTEVRRADIEKVPGLQILMESSEMGVCLVHEQACNRLYMFNHVEYDSTSLADEYFRDVNAGVPIKMPHNYFPHNDPEIPPQNRWRSHAHLFFGNWINEIYQTTPYDLEEIGQERF
- a CDS encoding AAA family ATPase, producing MQFQGTADYIADKDLMVAVNAAIRLERPLLVKGEPGTGKTELARQVASALGLDLIEWNIKSTTKAQQGLYEYDAVSRLRDSQLGDARVNDVRNYIRQGKLWQAFTAAEKCVLLIDEIDKADIEFPNDLLQELDRMEFHVYETGETIHAAVRPIVIITSNNEKELPDAFLRRCFFHYIRFPDVETLTRIVEVHYPGIKQTLVRAALTQFFEIRDVPGLKKKPSTSEALDWIRLLVADDVDPATLRGDAKSALPKLHGALLKNEQDVHLFERLAFMARGQGK
- the efp gene encoding elongation factor P; translated protein: MVKVIASSVRKGNVLDVDGKLYVVLTAQNFHPGKGTPVTQVDMRRIVDGVKVSERWRTTEQVERAFVEDVNFQYLYEDGEGFHFMNPATYDQVVVDVETMGDQKAYLQEGMTCVLSIHEGVPLAIELPRHVTLEITETEPVVKGQTASSSYKPAMLANGVRTMVPPHINAGTRVVIATEDNSYVERAKD